In one Neobacillus sp. WH10 genomic region, the following are encoded:
- the fdhF gene encoding formate dehydrogenase subunit alpha: MGEASFVKTICGYCGTGCGLILEVQDNKIMKIRGDKEAPVNKGQTCVKGAFAYEYVHAKNRLTSPLIKKAGQLVETTWDEAYQFIAKKLSEIKTDWGPNAISIFACARSTNESNFITQKFMRTVIQSNNIDGCNRTUHAPSVAGLATVFGSGFPTNTLEDFEKAEVLLLMGSNTTEAHPIIANRMKKAVKSGLKIIVIDPRKIDMVKVAHRHLQINVGSDIALINALLHVIIKEGLYNPVFVEQFTIDFDRLQKQVEPYTPEYAAVITGLSEEDIVATAREYASSSGSMIAYTLGITEHHCGVNNVFDIANLALLTGNIGKQGTGIMPLRGQNNVQGAGDMGCLPNQLAGAMNLANEEFRVRYEKEWNVKLNPQAGDTQTRTFDRLEMGELKALYVIGENPLLADVHMNHTKKLFEKLDLLIVQDIFLTETAKMADVVLPARSWGEVDGTYTNTDRRIQRVRKAVDAHPNVKEDWEILCELSTIMGYPMHYQNSEEIWDEVRKLAWEMYGGISYERLENEYSIHYPCPDENHPGTLIMHERFHSPQPIVKKSPFVPVDYTEPLELPDAEYRFTLTTGRRYESYNTHTQTRHYAAGVKVKQTEETVDIHPDDAAALGITDGEVVQVRSRRGELEVKAKITEQVVPGLVFMSFHWSETPTNVLTLNEYDPISGTAEYKACAVAISKV; this comes from the coding sequence GTGGGTGAAGCAAGTTTTGTAAAAACAATCTGCGGATACTGTGGTACTGGATGCGGCTTAATCCTTGAAGTTCAGGATAATAAAATTATGAAAATCCGCGGAGATAAAGAGGCACCTGTTAATAAAGGGCAAACATGTGTAAAGGGTGCTTTTGCCTATGAATATGTCCATGCTAAAAATAGATTAACATCACCGCTTATCAAAAAAGCCGGCCAGCTTGTTGAAACAACATGGGATGAGGCCTATCAATTCATCGCTAAAAAACTATCAGAAATTAAAACTGATTGGGGCCCAAATGCGATTAGTATATTTGCTTGTGCGAGAAGCACTAACGAATCCAACTTTATTACGCAAAAATTCATGAGGACAGTAATTCAAAGTAACAATATTGATGGTTGTAACCGTACATGACACGCTCCTAGCGTTGCCGGTCTGGCAACTGTTTTTGGAAGTGGTTTCCCGACGAATACTCTTGAAGATTTTGAAAAGGCAGAAGTATTGCTGTTGATGGGGTCAAACACGACTGAAGCCCATCCAATTATTGCGAATCGAATGAAAAAGGCGGTAAAATCAGGTCTAAAGATTATTGTAATTGATCCAAGAAAAATTGATATGGTAAAAGTAGCTCATCGTCATCTACAAATCAATGTTGGTTCAGATATCGCCCTTATTAATGCACTCCTTCACGTTATTATAAAGGAAGGTCTTTATAATCCTGTGTTTGTAGAGCAGTTTACAATTGATTTTGATCGGTTGCAAAAACAGGTTGAGCCATATACACCTGAGTATGCAGCTGTGATCACAGGTCTAAGTGAGGAAGATATTGTGGCAACCGCACGGGAATATGCTTCATCAAGCGGTTCGATGATTGCCTACACACTCGGGATTACCGAGCATCATTGCGGTGTAAACAATGTATTTGATATTGCAAATTTAGCCTTATTAACTGGGAACATAGGAAAACAAGGTACAGGCATAATGCCATTAAGAGGGCAAAATAATGTCCAAGGTGCAGGTGATATGGGATGCTTGCCAAACCAATTGGCTGGAGCGATGAACTTAGCAAATGAGGAGTTTCGAGTCCGATATGAAAAGGAATGGAATGTAAAATTAAATCCGCAAGCTGGAGATACACAAACACGTACCTTTGATCGTTTAGAAATGGGAGAGTTAAAGGCTCTTTATGTTATTGGTGAAAATCCACTCCTTGCTGATGTTCATATGAATCATACGAAAAAATTGTTTGAAAAGCTTGATTTATTAATTGTCCAAGACATATTCCTAACGGAAACGGCGAAAATGGCAGATGTTGTATTGCCTGCTCGTTCTTGGGGAGAGGTCGATGGAACCTATACGAATACAGACCGAAGAATTCAACGCGTTCGTAAGGCAGTCGATGCACACCCAAATGTGAAGGAAGACTGGGAAATTCTTTGCGAGCTTTCTACTATTATGGGATATCCGATGCACTATCAAAATAGTGAGGAAATTTGGGATGAAGTGAGGAAGCTTGCATGGGAGATGTACGGCGGCATATCCTACGAGAGGCTTGAAAACGAGTACAGCATTCATTACCCATGTCCAGATGAAAACCATCCAGGAACATTAATAATGCATGAGCGGTTTCATTCTCCCCAGCCGATTGTTAAAAAGTCACCATTTGTCCCAGTGGACTATACGGAACCATTAGAATTGCCCGACGCGGAATATCGATTTACGTTAACAACAGGAAGGCGTTATGAGTCTTATAATACCCATACACAGACACGTCACTATGCAGCAGGAGTCAAAGTGAAACAAACAGAAGAAACGGTTGATATCCATCCAGATGATGCAGCTGCACTTGGTATTACTGACGGTGAAGTAGTACAGGTTCGTTCCAGAAGAGGGGAGCTTGAGGTAAAGGCAAAGATTACAGAACAAGTGGTTCCTGGCCTTGTATTCATGAGTTTTCACTGGAGTGAAACGCCAACCAACGTATTAACTCTAAATGAGTATGACCCTATCTCCGGAACTGCTGAATATAAAGCATGTGCGGTTGCAATCTCGAAGGTTTAA
- a CDS encoding LysM peptidoglycan-binding and 3D domain-containing protein, whose translation MIKKIKAFIAVAALSGTVGANVQAAEVTVKKGDTLWELSQLHNTSVENIEKWNQLSTDLIHPGDVLTIATEKQYTVQQDDTLWDVALKYQVSVNQIKEWNNLNTDLIHPGLNLIIYDELNDNVKNADSATQVQNNNNDQSKNIPVEPSSTLGEKTSENENTTVNKANNNNESSNSEVEGTKELTVKATAYTASCEGCSGITATGVDLNANPNAKVIAVDPSVIPLGSKVYVEGYGVATAADTGGAIKGNRIDVFIPSEQDAINWGKKQVKVKILND comes from the coding sequence ATGATTAAAAAAATAAAAGCATTTATTGCAGTAGCTGCACTCTCAGGAACTGTAGGTGCTAATGTACAAGCGGCAGAAGTAACCGTGAAAAAAGGGGACACCCTATGGGAACTTTCACAGTTACATAATACATCTGTAGAAAATATTGAAAAGTGGAATCAGCTTTCTACTGACCTTATTCATCCGGGAGATGTATTAACAATTGCAACTGAAAAACAATACACAGTTCAACAAGATGATACCTTATGGGATGTTGCATTAAAATATCAAGTATCAGTAAATCAAATAAAAGAATGGAACAACTTAAATACAGACCTAATTCATCCAGGGTTAAATCTCATCATTTATGATGAATTAAATGATAATGTTAAAAATGCTGATTCAGCGACACAGGTTCAAAATAATAACAATGATCAAAGCAAGAACATTCCTGTTGAACCCTCTTCAACCCTTGGAGAGAAGACAAGTGAGAACGAAAATACAACAGTAAATAAGGCTAACAACAATAATGAATCTTCAAATAGTGAAGTAGAGGGTACAAAGGAACTTACCGTCAAGGCGACAGCATATACAGCTTCATGTGAAGGCTGTTCCGGCATAACGGCTACAGGGGTTGATTTAAATGCTAACCCAAATGCAAAAGTTATCGCTGTTGATCCATCTGTTATTCCGCTTGGAAGTAAAGTATATGTCGAAGGATACGGAGTAGCTACAGCTGCTGATACTGGCGGGGCGATTAAAGGAAATCGAATTGATGTGTTTATTCCTTCAGAACAGGATGCAATTAATTGGGGTAAAAAACAAGTTAAGGTAAAAATTTTAAATGACTAA
- a CDS encoding TrkH family potassium uptake protein, whose translation MHLKKNFLDPPKILVLGFAAIILLGAFCLTLPVATTNGNGLSFLNALFTATSATCVTGLVVVDTGTTFSLFGQLVILFMIQVGGLGFMTFATLFAFLLGKRISLKERILLQESLNNLSMEGIVRLARRILIFTAVIEFVGALILSIRFSFDMPLGKAIYFGIFHSISNFNNAGFDIFGDFQSLTGYVDDPTVVLTICTLITIGGIGFIVMNELFEYRSSKRLSLHTKIVLITSSFLLIGGTIGIFLLEYSNENTLKPLSFSGKILGALFQSVAARTDGANTLNIAEMTQSSLLLIIFLMFIGASPGSTGGGIKTTTFTTLLGAVWSQIRGKEDVIFFRQRVVYETIYKSLTVTLCALFLVLTITLLLTITEPGTDFIKLLFEATSAFGTVGLSMDVSRELSPLGKGLITFTMFAGRVGPLTIAYAVAMRRKPDPFRYPKGKIMIG comes from the coding sequence ATGCATTTAAAAAAGAACTTTCTTGATCCTCCTAAGATTCTTGTTTTAGGATTTGCAGCTATTATTTTATTAGGAGCCTTTTGCTTAACACTTCCAGTTGCAACAACTAATGGTAATGGTTTAAGTTTTTTAAACGCACTGTTTACCGCCACCTCGGCCACATGTGTAACAGGGCTTGTAGTTGTTGATACCGGGACAACATTTTCCTTATTTGGCCAATTAGTCATTTTGTTTATGATTCAAGTCGGCGGACTTGGATTTATGACATTTGCTACACTTTTTGCCTTTCTATTAGGAAAAAGAATTTCCCTAAAGGAAAGAATTCTGCTGCAAGAATCATTAAATAACCTCTCAATGGAGGGGATAGTTCGTCTAGCTCGACGAATTTTAATATTTACAGCGGTGATTGAATTTGTTGGAGCGCTAATCTTGTCCATTCGCTTTTCTTTTGACATGCCTTTAGGAAAAGCAATTTATTTTGGTATTTTCCATTCTATTTCTAATTTTAACAATGCTGGCTTTGATATTTTCGGCGATTTTCAGAGCCTAACAGGTTATGTGGATGACCCAACGGTTGTATTAACCATCTGTACATTAATTACCATCGGTGGTATCGGGTTTATTGTTATGAATGAGCTTTTTGAGTACCGCAGCTCCAAACGCTTATCCTTGCATACCAAAATTGTTTTGATAACAAGTTCCTTTTTATTGATTGGCGGTACGATTGGAATCTTTTTATTAGAATATTCTAATGAAAATACATTAAAGCCGCTCTCATTTTCAGGAAAAATTCTTGGAGCACTATTTCAGTCCGTTGCTGCTAGAACAGATGGAGCTAATACATTAAATATTGCTGAAATGACCCAGTCTTCTTTATTGTTAATAATATTTTTAATGTTTATCGGTGCATCTCCAGGTTCTACTGGAGGTGGAATAAAAACAACTACATTTACTACATTATTAGGTGCAGTTTGGTCGCAAATCCGTGGTAAAGAAGATGTTATTTTTTTTCGGCAGCGAGTTGTTTATGAAACAATATATAAATCCTTAACTGTTACCTTATGTGCCTTGTTTCTTGTTTTGACCATTACATTGTTATTAACAATTACTGAGCCAGGAACAGATTTTATTAAGCTTCTATTTGAAGCAACATCTGCTTTTGGAACGGTAGGCTTATCAATGGACGTATCTCGTGAATTATCACCCCTTGGAAAAGGTTTAATCACTTTTACGATGTTTGCAGGCAGGGTCGGACCATTAACTATTGCTTATGCAGTTGCAATGCGTAGAAAACCTGATCCATTCCGATATCCTAAGGGAAAAATCATGATTGGATAG
- a CDS encoding TrkA family potassium uptake protein — translation MANQYAVIGLGRFGLSIANKLFESGQEVLGVDVNEERVEESHSFVTHSVIADSTDAEALKSIGIRNFDTVIVAIGNDIQASILTVLLLKELGVKKVIAKAINKLHGQVLKKVGADWVVFPERDMGIRVAHQLLSPNVLNFIEISKNYSIEEVKIPDRMKDRTLRELDLRAKFNLSVIAIRHEDELNISPSPDEKIYYGDVLVVIGENRDLEKFANLH, via the coding sequence ATGGCTAATCAATACGCAGTAATTGGTTTAGGAAGATTTGGGCTAAGTATTGCAAATAAGTTATTTGAATCTGGTCAGGAAGTGCTTGGAGTAGATGTGAACGAGGAAAGGGTTGAAGAGTCACATTCCTTCGTTACTCATTCCGTAATCGCGGATTCAACAGATGCAGAGGCACTTAAATCGATTGGAATACGTAATTTTGATACAGTCATTGTAGCAATTGGTAATGATATTCAGGCAAGCATCCTGACTGTTTTACTTTTGAAGGAGCTTGGTGTCAAAAAGGTAATTGCCAAAGCAATAAACAAACTTCATGGCCAAGTATTAAAAAAGGTTGGTGCAGACTGGGTTGTTTTTCCTGAACGGGATATGGGCATCCGCGTCGCTCATCAGCTATTATCGCCAAATGTTTTAAATTTCATTGAGATCTCGAAGAATTATAGTATTGAAGAAGTAAAAATTCCAGATCGGATGAAGGATAGAACCCTAAGGGAGCTGGACTTAAGGGCTAAGTTTAATTTGAGCGTGATAGCCATTCGTCATGAAGATGAATTAAACATCTCGCCATCACCAGATGAGAAGATTTATTATGGCGATGTCCTTGTTGTTATTGGTGAAAATCGTGATCTAGAAAAATTTGCAAATCTACACTAA